The genomic interval TCAGGTCCATCAATCGGAAAGGGCCCATGCGAAACCCGGCATTTTCCAGCAGTTGATCAATCGTTGCCAGATCCGCTTTTCCTTCTTCTGCCATTCGGAGTGATTCAATATAAAAAGGTCTGGCTACACGGTTGACAATAAAACCCGGAGAATCCTTGCATACCACCGGGATCTTCCCTGTTTCGGTACAAAGATTTTGCAGCGCGAGAATGACAGCAGGGTCACTATAGGGAGTGGTAACGATCTCCACCAGTTTCATGAGCGGGGCCGGGTTAAAGAAATGCAATCCGGCCACACGTTCGGGGTTTGGTATTTGACCCGCCAGGGCTTCAATAGACAGAGAAGAAGTATTACTGGCAAAGATCGTATCTGGTTTATTCCATTTCGACAGCGAATGAAATAATGATGTTTTTGCCTCCGGCTTCTCAATAATGGCTTCGATGATCAGTGGCGCGATACAATCTTCGTGTCGGGTGGTAAAACGGATACGGGCAAGGGTGGCCTCTTTTTCTGCCGGGTCTATCTTTCCTTTTTCTATGCCTTTGTCCAGGTCTTTTTCGATCCATACCCGGGCCCGGTCAATAAAGCGCTGTTCCAGGTCAAAAAGAATCACGGAGCGGCCATGCAGGGCAAAATGCTGGGCGATTCCGCTGCCCATGGTTCCGGCCCCGCAAACGCATATCGTTCCGATCATGTGGCGCTGGTGAATTGTTTTAGAAAACGCAGATCGTTTTCACTGAATAGACGCAGGTCATTTACCCCGTATAGCAGCATGGCAGGTCTTTCGATACCCATACCAAAGGCAAAACCTGTGTATTTATTGCTGTCAATGCCACAGTTATCCAACACATTGGGATGAACCATGCCACATCCAAGTATCTCTACCCAGCCGGTATATTTACATACCCGGCAACCTTTACTATTACAAATGAAGCAACTTACATCCATTTCGGCACTGGGTTCGGTAAAGGGGAAATAGGAGGGGCGAAAACGCACTTTCACATCCTTGCCATACATTTCCTTTACAAAAAAGTACAGGGTTTGCTTCAGATCGGCAAAGCTTACCTGCTCGTCAATGTACAACCCTTCCACCTGGTGGAAGAAGCAATGCGCCCGCGCACTTACGGTCTCATTCCGGTAAACGCGTCCCGGACATACGATACGGATCGGGAGTTTTCCCTTTTCCATTTCCCGTATCTGTACATTGCTGGTATGCGTTCGCAACAGCCAGTCGGGGTTTTGAAGTACATAGAATGTATCCTGCATATCCCTCGCCGGATGGTGTTCGGGAAGGTTAAGGGCGGTGAAGTTGTGCCAGTCATCCTCGATCTCCGGACCAGTGGCAACGGAAAACCCCAGTCGTTGAAAGATCGAAACGATCCGGTTACGAACCAGACTGATGGGATGGCGGGTACCTACGGTAATGGGGTCACCGGGTAAACTCATGTCAATCGATGGACCAGCCTGCAGAGCAGCACCATTCAGCGAACTTTGGAGTTCTTCAAAACGGCCTTCTACAAATAGTTTGAAATCATTCAATACCTGGCCAAATTCCTTTTTCTTTTCCGCCGGCACTTGTTTCATTTCTCCCATGGTGGCCTTAACGATCCCCTTTGTGCCCAGCCATTTGATCCGGAATTCTTCCAGCACCTTCGGATCGGTTGTGGAAAAGGCGGCTACTTCTGCTTTGTAAGAGGCTATTTGGTGGAGTAGGGTGTCCATAGGTGCAAATATAACCAGGATTATTTTGTCGGGTTTCTCAGGTCAAAAATTCAGGGATTTATACCGGATTATTTTGTGCGTTTTTTTACAGGGGAAACAGGAATTGAGGTATTGACTCAGGAAATCCTGTCAATCCTTTCATCCTTGAATTTTTGACCTGAGAATCTCTGCAATGGAATCCTGGTCTATATTTGTGATTATGTCAGACTTCCTCAACATCTCCGACTTCCTCCTCCCCATCAACCGATTTGAATTATCGTATGACCTGGGGTATAAAGATGGGCAGATAGGGAGTGTTATTAAGGTGTATGAAGAGGAGTTTCCCGATCTGGATGAAGCCGATCTGGTGCTCATTGGGTGCGGAGAACAAAGGGGAAACGGGATGCACATGGCCTATAGCTCTGCCCCGGATAGCATACGCCGCCAATTCTACGCGCAGTATTTCTGGCATACCGATATCCGGCTGGCAGATATCGGCAACCTGAAGAAAGGAGCCAACCTTCCAGATACCTATGCCGCCTTGAAGACGGTGATCAACGAATTGATCAATGAAGGAAAAACCGTGATCATCCTGGGCGGCTCACACGATCTGACCCTTGCCCAGTACCATGCCTATGGGCAGAATAAAAAGATCGTGGAAGCCACCTGCGTGGATGCCCTGATCGACCTGAACCTGGAATCGGATTTTCGCTGTGATAACTTCCTGATGGAAATGCTCACCGGCGAACCCAATTATATCCGCCATTATAACCATATCGGTTTTCAAAGTTATTATATCCATCCGCGGGTATTGGAGACGATGGACAAATTACGTTTTGATTGTTACCGGGTCGGACATGTAAAGGAAAGCATTGAAGAAATGGAGCCCGTTCTTCGCAACTCCCAACTTTTTAGCTTTGATATTTCTGCTATTGCCCATGCCTTTGCCCCGGCAAATGTGGATTCACCCAATGGATTCAATGGCGAAGACGCCTGTACCCTTATGCGCTATGCAGGCATGAGCCCACAGGTGAATACGGTAGGTATTTATGGCTATGATCCCGATCGTGATCAACATGACCTGACGGCCAAACAGATCGCACAGATGATCTGGTACCTGATGGACGGACGCGGACGGGGAAAAAGAGAAGCCAAACTGGATGAAAAGGATTCATTCAATGAATACCATATGGCCTTTGCCGAGGTAGAGACCATTTTTCTGCAAAGTAAAAAGACCGGACGCTGGTGGATGCAATTACCCGATAAACAATTCATCGCCTGCAGTTATAAAGATTATCTCCTCGCCAGCAGTAATGAAATACCGGAGCGGTGGTTGCGGGCGCAGGAGAGGTCGTGAGACGTGAGACGTGAGACGTGATTTTTGGGGATGTAAAATTAAAATATTTTAGACCAACGTAAATTTCATGACTGACGCCTCACGCCTCAAGACTAACTAAAACAAAACTATGACCCCCATCTCCACCGGCATCGCCTCCTACGGAATGAGTGGAAAACTCTTTCATGCTCCCTTTATTGATGTACACCCTGGATTTGAGCTGAGCGGTATTGTTGAGCGGAATCGGACGGATTCACGGGCGAGATATCCGGATTCGAAGTTGTTTCGCTCTTTTGAAGAACTGCTGGCGGATGATCATATAGAGTTGGTCATTGTGAATACACCCACACTTACCCATTTTGACTATACAAAAGCGGCGCTGCTGGCAGGAAA from Chitinophagales bacterium carries:
- a CDS encoding formimidoylglutamase, producing the protein MSDFLNISDFLLPINRFELSYDLGYKDGQIGSVIKVYEEEFPDLDEADLVLIGCGEQRGNGMHMAYSSAPDSIRRQFYAQYFWHTDIRLADIGNLKKGANLPDTYAALKTVINELINEGKTVIILGGSHDLTLAQYHAYGQNKKIVEATCVDALIDLNLESDFRCDNFLMEMLTGEPNYIRHYNHIGFQSYYIHPRVLETMDKLRFDCYRVGHVKESIEEMEPVLRNSQLFSFDISAIAHAFAPANVDSPNGFNGEDACTLMRYAGMSPQVNTVGIYGYDPDRDQHDLTAKQIAQMIWYLMDGRGRGKREAKLDEKDSFNEYHMAFAEVETIFLQSKKTGRWWMQLPDKQFIACSYKDYLLASSNEIPERWLRAQERS
- the pheS gene encoding phenylalanine--tRNA ligase subunit alpha, with amino-acid sequence MDTLLHQIASYKAEVAAFSTTDPKVLEEFRIKWLGTKGIVKATMGEMKQVPAEKKKEFGQVLNDFKLFVEGRFEELQSSLNGAALQAGPSIDMSLPGDPITVGTRHPISLVRNRIVSIFQRLGFSVATGPEIEDDWHNFTALNLPEHHPARDMQDTFYVLQNPDWLLRTHTSNVQIREMEKGKLPIRIVCPGRVYRNETVSARAHCFFHQVEGLYIDEQVSFADLKQTLYFFVKEMYGKDVKVRFRPSYFPFTEPSAEMDVSCFICNSKGCRVCKYTGWVEILGCGMVHPNVLDNCGIDSNKYTGFAFGMGIERPAMLLYGVNDLRLFSENDLRFLKQFTSAT
- a CDS encoding 3-hydroxybutyryl-CoA dehydrogenase, whose amino-acid sequence is MIGTICVCGAGTMGSGIAQHFALHGRSVILFDLEQRFIDRARVWIEKDLDKGIEKGKIDPAEKEATLARIRFTTRHEDCIAPLIIEAIIEKPEAKTSLFHSLSKWNKPDTIFASNTSSLSIEALAGQIPNPERVAGLHFFNPAPLMKLVEIVTTPYSDPAVILALQNLCTETGKIPVVCKDSPGFIVNRVARPFYIESLRMAEEGKADLATIDQLLENAGFRMGPFRLMDLIGNDVNYAVSVSVYEQLGQPERLKPSYLQKEKVDKGEWGKKSGKGYYDWQKT